One segment of Paenibacillus rhizovicinus DNA contains the following:
- a CDS encoding cold-inducible protein YdjO-related protein, which translates to MATTEEEKPKLIPTKIWKCKNPECKAWVREEFAESEQACPICKGPMHRSMRHLPAVQNKIKRQPKKPKSEFDI; encoded by the coding sequence GTGGCAACAACTGAAGAAGAGAAACCGAAGCTTATCCCGACGAAAATTTGGAAATGCAAAAATCCGGAGTGCAAAGCGTGGGTGCGCGAGGAATTTGCCGAGAGCGAGCAAGCCTGCCCGATCTGCAAAGGCCCCATGCATCGCAGCATGAGGCATTTGCCAGCCGTTCAGAATAAAATCAAACGACAACCGAAGAAACCGAAATCGGAGTTCGATATTTAG
- a CDS encoding DNA-3-methyladenine glycosylase family protein, protein MTALLTIPPQEAFDFNHILGYLERSSNECMYGVEGSAITKLISVMDEHVLIQVSSQPDGSLTIRCPIKEAPLDDAYANAIVAYVRDWFDMDRDLLPFLELAGRDAVLSVPARQFGGLRIVGIEDLFEALCWGIMGQQINLAFAYTLKRRFVERYGTSVYWNGSRYWAFPSPQTIASLDQAELREMQFTGRKAEYVIGTSRLMAEGSLSKAGLLALSDWMAMEKALTRIRGIGPWTANYVLMRCLRVPAAFPIEDVGLHNALKLVLGRDSKPSIDEIKALSAPWGEWKAYATFYLWRLLY, encoded by the coding sequence ATGACAGCTTTACTTACAATACCGCCTCAAGAGGCATTCGATTTCAATCACATCCTCGGTTATCTGGAGCGTTCGAGCAATGAATGCATGTACGGCGTTGAAGGCAGCGCCATAACGAAGCTCATTTCCGTCATGGACGAGCATGTTCTGATTCAAGTTTCGTCGCAGCCGGACGGTTCGCTTACGATTCGCTGTCCGATCAAGGAGGCGCCGCTTGATGACGCCTATGCCAATGCGATCGTCGCTTATGTGCGAGACTGGTTCGACATGGACCGGGACCTGCTGCCGTTTCTGGAACTTGCCGGCCGCGATGCGGTGCTGTCCGTGCCGGCCCGGCAATTCGGCGGACTTCGCATCGTCGGAATCGAGGACCTGTTCGAAGCACTCTGCTGGGGCATCATGGGGCAGCAGATCAACCTTGCGTTCGCGTATACGCTCAAACGCCGGTTCGTGGAGCGCTATGGCACATCCGTCTATTGGAACGGAAGCCGCTATTGGGCTTTCCCGTCTCCGCAAACCATTGCCTCGCTCGATCAGGCCGAGCTGCGAGAAATGCAGTTTACGGGCCGCAAAGCGGAATACGTCATCGGCACGTCTCGATTGATGGCAGAAGGCAGCCTGTCCAAGGCAGGCCTGCTTGCTCTGTCCGACTGGATGGCGATGGAGAAAGCGCTGACCCGCATCCGCGGCATTGGTCCTTGGACGGCCAATTACGTGCTCATGCGCTGTCTGCGCGTCCCCGCGGCTTTTCCGATCGAAGACGTCGGCTTGCACAACGCCCTCAAGCTCGTGCTCGGCCGGGATTCGAAGCCTTCCATCGACGAAATCAAAGCGCTGTCGGCACCATGGGGAGAGTGGAAAGCGTATGCGACATTCTATCTGTGGCGTCTGCTCTATTAG
- a CDS encoding bifunctional transcriptional activator/DNA repair enzyme AdaA, giving the protein MVTEDKWSAIVNCDAGQDGRFYYSVSTTGIFCRPSCKSRAPKREHVRVFATASEAAMAGFRPCKRCKPDGLRLPDEEWVDAIAESIRAQYRERLTLPALADQQHVSQFHLQRTFKRMMGLSPADYLLQVRLGAAKALLRDTRFAVAEVGEQVGMPNAAHFATVFHRATGRTPSRFREEHTNKPMNPNRKVGEQDE; this is encoded by the coding sequence ATGGTGACCGAAGACAAGTGGTCCGCGATCGTGAACTGCGATGCCGGCCAAGATGGCAGATTCTATTACAGCGTCAGCACGACGGGGATCTTCTGCAGGCCATCCTGCAAGTCCCGGGCGCCGAAGCGCGAGCATGTGCGGGTATTCGCAACGGCTTCCGAGGCGGCAATGGCAGGCTTCCGGCCATGCAAACGATGCAAGCCCGACGGACTGCGGCTGCCGGACGAAGAATGGGTCGATGCCATCGCCGAGTCCATTCGTGCGCAATATCGGGAGCGGCTTACGCTTCCGGCGTTGGCGGATCAACAGCATGTCAGCCAGTTTCACTTGCAGCGCACGTTCAAACGGATGATGGGCCTATCGCCGGCCGATTATTTGCTTCAAGTTCGGCTCGGCGCGGCGAAGGCGCTCCTTCGCGATACGCGGTTCGCGGTAGCGGAAGTCGGCGAGCAGGTGGGCATGCCGAATGCGGCGCATTTCGCGACCGTCTTCCATCGCGCGACAGGCCGAACGCCATCCCGCTTTCGGGAAGAACATACGAATAAACCTATGAATCCGAATCGGAAAGTTGGTGAACAGGATGAATAA
- a CDS encoding methylated-DNA--[protein]-cysteine S-methyltransferase, with protein sequence MNKLNWTLMASGAWQLYLAATEAGLCYVGSPGAPFEELETWARKKLPKAALSRDDAGMMPYAEALGAYLRGESRGFDVPLDLKGTDFQQSVWQALLRIPHGETCAYSDIAARIGKTSAVRAVGAAIGANPALIVVPCHRVVGKNGGLTGFRGGMIAKAELLRLEGSTLQETR encoded by the coding sequence ATGAATAAATTGAATTGGACGTTGATGGCAAGCGGCGCGTGGCAGCTGTATCTTGCGGCGACGGAGGCGGGGCTCTGTTACGTAGGGTCGCCCGGCGCGCCGTTCGAAGAACTCGAAACCTGGGCGAGGAAGAAGCTGCCGAAGGCCGCGCTCAGCCGCGACGATGCGGGCATGATGCCGTATGCCGAAGCGCTCGGCGCCTATTTGCGAGGCGAGAGCCGCGGCTTCGATGTTCCGCTGGACCTCAAGGGAACGGACTTCCAGCAATCGGTATGGCAGGCGCTTCTCCGTATTCCGCATGGCGAAACATGCGCATACTCGGATATCGCGGCGCGAATCGGCAAGACATCGGCGGTCCGCGCGGTTGGAGCGGCCATCGGAGCGAATCCGGCGCTGATCGTCGTGCCTTGTCACCGGGTCGTCGGCAAGAATGGCGGACTGACAGGCTTTCGCGGCGGAATGATAGCGAAAGCGGAGCTGCTGCGGCTGGAAGGATCGACGCTGCAGGAGACGCGATGA
- a CDS encoding sensor histidine kinase has protein sequence MIFYFFALLAAGAVLLLSQPRRETNRWAAFFLACAAIGGLENAVRDAGWTHLADTVVYVNQTCTPFGIFVFSLVYAGYMPRNRSRAQVLKLALLLPAACMLAVTPLRPILKLDFVLLLCWVGPYYIFSCYVLLRALWKESDAGRRRNRLVTTLIVVPSVLAALAFINVARAIEPDFDFFNYISVFIIYSLAMALLCVFIYGFLGVKLRIERDPLDASMQAVSSGTTMINHSIKNEIGKISLSTLNLRHHLPDADAETKQHLAIIAQSSAHMLDMVTRIHHRTRAVVLHEELCALDVIAQRCLDRYAGLLEENGITAAFSPLERPALMIDPIHVQEAIGNLILNAIEAMDNGGHVQLMLDGDKKYVTLAVADNGPGIPKELLGRVMEPFFSTKSDVDNYGLGLSYVYNVMALSGGTLEIGNDTGSGTRARLKFPRKKRTKG, from the coding sequence ATGATCTTCTATTTCTTCGCGCTGCTCGCCGCCGGCGCCGTGCTGCTGCTCAGCCAGCCTCGTCGCGAAACGAACCGCTGGGCGGCGTTCTTCCTGGCCTGCGCGGCGATCGGCGGGTTGGAGAATGCGGTCCGCGATGCGGGGTGGACGCATCTTGCCGATACGGTCGTGTACGTTAATCAAACGTGCACGCCGTTCGGCATCTTCGTGTTCAGCCTCGTCTACGCGGGCTATATGCCCCGCAATCGTTCGAGAGCCCAAGTGCTCAAGCTCGCGCTCCTGCTGCCCGCGGCGTGCATGCTTGCGGTTACGCCGCTGCGGCCTATATTAAAGCTTGATTTCGTACTCCTGCTCTGCTGGGTCGGTCCTTATTATATCTTCTCTTGTTATGTGCTGCTGCGGGCGCTCTGGAAGGAGTCCGATGCGGGCCGAAGGAGGAACCGGCTGGTTACGACGCTCATCGTCGTGCCTTCCGTGCTTGCCGCGCTCGCGTTTATTAACGTGGCGCGGGCGATCGAGCCGGATTTCGACTTCTTCAATTACATCTCCGTCTTCATCATCTACTCGCTCGCGATGGCATTGCTGTGCGTGTTCATCTACGGCTTCTTGGGCGTGAAACTGCGAATCGAGCGCGATCCCTTGGATGCATCGATGCAGGCCGTCAGCTCGGGAACGACCATGATCAACCATTCGATCAAGAATGAAATCGGCAAAATCTCGCTTAGCACGCTGAATTTGCGTCATCATTTGCCGGATGCCGACGCGGAGACGAAGCAGCATCTCGCCATTATCGCGCAATCCTCCGCGCATATGCTGGACATGGTGACGCGCATTCATCATCGGACGCGCGCAGTCGTTCTGCATGAAGAGCTTTGCGCATTGGACGTCATTGCGCAGCGATGCTTGGACCGGTATGCCGGGCTGTTGGAAGAGAACGGCATCACCGCGGCCTTTAGCCCGCTGGAACGACCGGCGTTGATGATCGATCCCATTCATGTTCAAGAAGCGATCGGCAATCTGATCTTAAATGCGATCGAAGCGATGGACAACGGTGGCCATGTGCAGCTCATGCTAGACGGCGATAAGAAATATGTCACGCTGGCCGTAGCCGACAACGGACCGGGCATTCCGAAAGAACTGCTGGGACGCGTGATGGAGCCCTTCTTCAGCACGAAGAGCGATGTCGATAATTATGGACTGGGCTTGTCCTACGTCTACAACGTGATGGCGCTGAGCGGCGGGACGCTTGAAATCGGGAACGATACCGGCAGCGGGACGCGCGCCAGACTGAAGTTTCCGCGCAAGAAACGAACGAAGGGATGA
- a CDS encoding response regulator transcription factor: MSAIRVFLVEDDLDWIKAISTFLNREADLLVVGAATNGPEAAALARTLTFDVVLMDIQLTDRKHEGIYAAMEIHELVPDAKIIMLTSMSEESVMTQAFTAGAVNYIEKTNYLHLPHAIRAAHHHSAPMDALLKEFTRLKREEQLKELTTAEREVFELIQEGYSQSQIERKLYKAESTLKNQVNKILKKLGVRSSREAVEKVKRKGLSPDDES; the protein is encoded by the coding sequence ATGAGCGCAATTCGCGTTTTTCTCGTGGAAGACGACCTCGATTGGATCAAGGCGATCAGCACGTTTCTGAATCGCGAAGCGGATCTTCTCGTTGTCGGAGCGGCGACGAACGGCCCCGAAGCGGCGGCGCTCGCCCGAACGTTGACCTTCGACGTCGTGCTGATGGACATCCAGCTGACCGACCGCAAGCATGAGGGAATCTACGCGGCGATGGAGATCCACGAGCTGGTTCCGGATGCCAAGATCATCATGCTTACGTCGATGAGCGAAGAGTCCGTCATGACGCAGGCGTTCACGGCTGGCGCCGTCAACTATATCGAGAAGACGAACTATCTCCATCTTCCCCACGCCATCCGGGCGGCGCACCATCATTCGGCGCCCATGGATGCGCTGCTCAAGGAATTTACGAGATTGAAGCGGGAAGAGCAGCTGAAAGAACTGACGACGGCGGAACGAGAAGTGTTCGAGCTCATCCAAGAGGGCTACTCGCAATCCCAAATCGAGCGTAAGCTGTACAAGGCGGAGAGTACGCTGAAGAATCAGGTCAACAAGATTCTCAAGAAGCTGGGCGTGCGCAGCAGCCGCGAAGCGGTGGAGAAAGTGAAGCGCAAAGGGCTGTCGCCGGACGATGAGAGCTAG
- a CDS encoding DoxX-like family protein: MDGRKPIYVETTIRADMETLWAHTQRPELHRQWDLRFSDIAYLPRRSHDEPQRFTYRTRIGFGLHIAGTGESQSKISAKRNIRLSTLAFGSGQPWSLISKGAGYWKYTGSYANGSAGRIEWAEQSEWSGRSEQIDQTDHTGQIRQTEQTKQTEQTKQTVNGIRFVTQYDYRTRFGLAGALFDRWLFRPLFGWATAWSFDALRIWLEEGIPPRMLIRQAVIHYACGAALAGLWIGQGLLPKLLFPQDGELALMQAVGWIPDSWALMLVKLLGVIEIGIGAASMLLHRSRGALMLQMLLLLLMALSASVGNPALLATPYNPAALGAGMIALCIAVLHSSHDLPRAARCLRKPERTGGTRL; the protein is encoded by the coding sequence ATGGACGGAAGAAAACCGATCTACGTGGAAACGACGATACGCGCCGACATGGAAACGCTGTGGGCGCATACGCAGCGTCCGGAGCTTCACCGGCAGTGGGATTTGCGATTTTCCGATATCGCCTACCTTCCGCGGAGAAGCCATGATGAGCCCCAACGCTTTACATATCGCACGCGAATCGGCTTCGGCTTGCATATTGCGGGAACGGGAGAGTCGCAATCGAAAATATCCGCGAAGCGAAATATACGCTTGTCGACGCTGGCGTTCGGTTCCGGCCAGCCGTGGTCGCTGATCAGCAAAGGGGCGGGATATTGGAAGTATACGGGTTCGTATGCGAACGGATCAGCCGGGCGAATCGAATGGGCTGAGCAGTCGGAGTGGAGCGGGCGGAGTGAGCAAATTGACCAAACCGACCACACCGGGCAGATCCGGCAAACCGAACAAACTAAGCAAACCGAACAAACCAAGCAAACCGTGAATGGCATCCGGTTCGTGACGCAATACGACTACCGGACGCGATTCGGCCTGGCAGGAGCTTTATTCGACCGCTGGCTGTTCCGGCCATTGTTCGGCTGGGCGACCGCGTGGAGCTTCGACGCGCTTCGCATCTGGCTGGAGGAGGGGATTCCGCCGCGGATGCTGATCCGCCAAGCCGTCATCCACTATGCCTGCGGTGCCGCGCTCGCAGGCCTGTGGATCGGACAAGGCTTGCTGCCGAAGCTGCTGTTCCCGCAAGACGGCGAGCTAGCCTTGATGCAGGCGGTCGGCTGGATCCCGGATAGCTGGGCGCTCATGCTTGTAAAACTGCTCGGCGTGATCGAGATCGGCATCGGAGCAGCCTCGATGCTTCTGCATCGCAGCCGCGGAGCGTTGATGCTGCAAATGCTGCTGCTGCTCCTGATGGCGTTGTCGGCGTCCGTCGGCAACCCCGCATTGCTCGCGACGCCATACAATCCGGCAGCGCTTGGAGCGGGCATGATCGCCTTATGCATCGCCGTCCTGCATTCCAGCCATGATCTGCCGCGGGCCGCGCGCTGCCTGCGCAAACCTGAACGAACGGGAGGAACGAGACTATGA
- a CDS encoding DUF6509 family protein, which translates to MIEIEAYTVEKVKDPFGILTGERYEFKLDIDVAEDDELYVAGGLYIRVIYRVDGETGKIVKYELFERLNDKFADVELEDEEEQMLESFCGEHFTEAEE; encoded by the coding sequence GTGATTGAGATCGAGGCGTACACCGTAGAGAAAGTGAAGGATCCGTTCGGCATTTTGACGGGGGAACGGTATGAATTCAAGCTGGACATTGACGTCGCCGAGGACGACGAGCTGTATGTCGCAGGCGGATTGTATATTCGGGTCATATACCGCGTAGACGGGGAGACCGGCAAGATCGTCAAGTACGAGCTGTTCGAACGGTTGAACGACAAGTTCGCGGACGTCGAGCTCGAGGACGAAGAAGAACAGATGCTGGAATCGTTCTGCGGCGAGCATTTCACCGAAGCGGAAGAATAG
- a CDS encoding radical SAM/SPASM domain-containing protein translates to MKTFKKFYIEITSVCNLACSFCPPTNRSKGFIGIDDFTKTLDEIRPHTDHIYFHVKGEPLLHPKIDVLLDLSHERGFKVNLTSNGTLLHKAGPKIMGKPALRQINFSLHSFDGHEGSVDKEGYVGKVLAFAKEAVAQSNVLISLRLWNLTEDNATNVERQRNQDILDQLERTFELDFRIMDQFTRGKGIKLADRIYLNHDHEFKWPDLKEEEDLSRGFCHGLRNQAGVLVDGTVIPCCLDGEGVINLGNIHQTPFSEIVEGERANRLYDGFSRREVVEELCRKCGYRQRFSM, encoded by the coding sequence ATGAAGACATTCAAGAAATTTTATATCGAAATTACGAGCGTATGCAACCTGGCCTGCTCCTTTTGCCCGCCGACGAATCGTTCGAAAGGCTTTATCGGCATCGACGATTTCACGAAGACGCTGGACGAAATCAGACCGCATACCGACCATATTTATTTCCACGTCAAAGGCGAGCCGCTGCTGCATCCCAAAATCGACGTCCTGCTCGACCTCAGCCACGAACGCGGCTTCAAGGTGAATTTGACCTCGAACGGCACGCTGCTTCATAAAGCGGGACCGAAAATCATGGGCAAGCCGGCGCTGCGCCAAATTAATTTCTCGCTGCACAGCTTCGACGGCCATGAAGGCTCTGTGGACAAGGAAGGCTACGTCGGCAAAGTGCTGGCTTTCGCCAAAGAAGCCGTTGCGCAATCGAATGTGCTGATCTCGCTGCGACTGTGGAATTTGACGGAAGACAATGCGACGAACGTCGAGCGGCAGCGCAATCAGGACATTTTGGATCAGCTGGAGCGTACGTTCGAGCTCGATTTTCGCATCATGGACCAGTTTACCCGGGGCAAAGGGATCAAGCTGGCCGATCGCATCTATCTGAATCACGATCATGAATTCAAGTGGCCGGATTTGAAAGAGGAAGAAGATTTGAGCCGCGGCTTCTGCCACGGGCTTCGGAATCAAGCCGGCGTACTCGTGGACGGTACCGTGATACCCTGCTGCCTGGACGGCGAAGGCGTTATCAATCTCGGCAACATCCATCAAACCCCGTTCTCGGAAATCGTCGAAGGGGAGCGAGCGAACCGGCTGTACGACGGCTTCTCCCGACGTGAAGTGGTCGAAGAGCTGTGCCGCAAATGCGGATACAGGCAACGGTTCAGCATGTAA
- a CDS encoding LTA synthase family protein yields the protein MRHSSSRSRDSLLYLNEERSFRVPLFYAAVVILLIKLALLRYFLFGEIKWPRLTADASALLVLLCALELATPAKLKAWAYGGLNLIVSLLLFSSAVYFEHFGSVPTYTALYELHQVTKVKDSVESTIQWSHYWFFPDIVIGLAVWIYAGVMKRRSGSGRRKLASATPMYRVVLSALFILAIVVSARFIHVGMPIENELVMAEDEGFLNYQVAAAIKAAKDNSIAAEGNTADFVKQAEDLQATYPYQDKQGGTPADFGIAKGKNVIFVQMEAFQNFPIHLKLNGKEITPELNKLADEGLYFPHIFQQIGQGNTSDAEFMSNTSIYPTAQIAMSTGYGNRNIPSLPRLLQQNGYIADTFHVNDVTFWDRNKLYAALNFDHYYDKPYYKNDHFNSFGASDEELYRVAVDKLSDIDKSDQPFYAQFVTVSSHFPFEVPADRAKMTLPDNLKKTQLGNYLLAVNYTDYAIGKLVERLKAEGMWDDTVLVFYGDHFGLQPDDNDPEQVNRLLGIKYDPKVTRFNIPLIIHVPGQQKGEVVDQVGGQLDIMPTVTNLLGISLKQANFTTFGHDLLNIDHNVIGSRYYLPTGSFFNNDILFVPGKGFDDGTAVNIRTLEPVTDLSPYRKDYDYILKLMELSDHYVRSLPKR from the coding sequence ATGCGTCATTCATCGTCAAGATCCAGGGATTCATTGCTTTATCTGAACGAGGAACGTTCGTTCCGCGTGCCGCTGTTCTATGCGGCCGTCGTCATTCTGTTGATCAAACTGGCGCTGCTGCGCTATTTTCTGTTCGGCGAAATCAAATGGCCGCGCTTGACCGCGGACGCCTCGGCGCTGCTCGTCCTCTTATGCGCGCTTGAACTCGCGACGCCGGCCAAGCTCAAGGCATGGGCCTACGGCGGGCTGAATCTGATCGTTTCGCTGCTGCTGTTCTCGTCGGCCGTTTATTTCGAGCATTTCGGCTCGGTTCCGACGTACACGGCGCTCTACGAACTGCATCAGGTGACCAAAGTCAAAGACAGCGTCGAGTCGACGATCCAGTGGAGCCATTACTGGTTCTTCCCGGACATCGTCATCGGGCTTGCGGTTTGGATCTATGCAGGCGTGATGAAGAGACGGAGCGGCAGCGGGAGAAGAAAACTTGCCTCCGCAACTCCGATGTACCGTGTCGTCCTGAGTGCTTTATTCATCCTTGCGATCGTCGTTTCGGCGCGGTTCATTCACGTCGGCATGCCGATCGAGAACGAGCTCGTGATGGCGGAAGACGAAGGCTTCCTGAACTATCAGGTAGCTGCCGCGATCAAAGCCGCGAAAGACAACAGCATCGCCGCCGAAGGCAATACGGCGGATTTCGTCAAGCAGGCCGAAGACTTGCAGGCCACGTATCCGTATCAGGACAAGCAGGGCGGAACGCCGGCCGACTTCGGGATCGCGAAAGGCAAGAACGTGATTTTCGTGCAGATGGAAGCGTTCCAGAATTTCCCGATTCATCTGAAGCTGAACGGAAAGGAAATCACGCCGGAGCTGAATAAGCTGGCTGACGAAGGGTTGTACTTCCCGCATATTTTCCAACAAATCGGCCAAGGCAATACATCGGATGCCGAGTTCATGTCGAATACGTCGATTTATCCGACGGCGCAGATCGCGATGTCGACCGGGTACGGCAACCGGAACATTCCGAGCTTGCCGCGGCTGCTGCAGCAGAACGGCTATATCGCCGATACGTTCCACGTCAACGACGTGACCTTCTGGGATCGGAACAAGCTGTATGCGGCGCTTAATTTCGATCATTATTACGACAAGCCGTATTACAAGAACGATCATTTCAACAGTTTCGGCGCATCCGACGAGGAATTGTACCGCGTTGCCGTCGATAAGCTTAGCGATATCGACAAAAGCGATCAGCCTTTCTATGCCCAATTCGTGACGGTTTCGAGCCACTTCCCGTTCGAAGTGCCGGCTGACCGGGCGAAGATGACGCTGCCCGACAACTTGAAGAAGACGCAGCTGGGCAACTACTTGCTCGCCGTCAATTATACGGATTATGCCATCGGCAAATTAGTCGAGCGGCTCAAAGCCGAGGGCATGTGGGACGATACCGTCCTCGTGTTCTATGGCGATCATTTCGGCCTGCAGCCGGACGACAACGATCCCGAACAGGTTAACCGGCTGCTCGGCATCAAGTACGATCCGAAAGTGACCCGGTTCAACATCCCGCTCATCATTCATGTTCCGGGACAGCAGAAGGGCGAAGTGGTGGATCAAGTCGGCGGTCAGCTGGATATTATGCCGACGGTGACCAATCTGCTGGGCATATCGCTGAAACAGGCGAATTTCACGACGTTCGGCCACGATCTGCTGAACATCGATCATAACGTCATCGGTTCGCGCTACTATCTGCCGACAGGCTCGTTCTTCAATAACGATATCTTGTTCGTGCCCGGCAAAGGATTCGATGACGGTACTGCCGTCAACATCCGGACGTTGGAGCCCGTGACCGACCTGTCGCCGTATCGCAAGGATTATGATTACATTTTGAAGCTGATGGAGCTGTCCGACCATTATGTGCGGTCGCTTCCGAAGCGGTAA
- a CDS encoding urea amidolyase associated protein UAAP1 → MTKLWSTTIAPGGKWSGVLAKGRLLTFTALQDDANLAVMLFNAHDLTERYNMPDTLKAQYTARLTRGNVLMSDNGRVLASIVEDDLGWHDTICGVTTREGTDAKYGATNYQTVRNDWLRSGYENFAVELVRCGLGVRDLGPVVNLFAKTACNEEGVMIYDTKHCKEGSQVTLRTDMDVLIVLSNTPNPLNPSTVYPTAAVKLDVEIAPAFQPETDYCYRYRGENRRAFENTETYHLLAGK, encoded by the coding sequence ATGACAAAGCTATGGAGCACGACAATCGCGCCCGGCGGAAAATGGTCCGGCGTACTTGCCAAAGGCCGACTGCTCACGTTCACGGCGCTGCAGGACGATGCGAACCTGGCGGTCATGCTGTTCAACGCCCATGATTTGACGGAGCGCTACAACATGCCGGATACGCTGAAAGCCCAGTATACCGCTCGCTTGACGCGCGGGAACGTACTGATGAGCGACAACGGTCGCGTGCTTGCGAGCATCGTGGAAGACGATCTCGGCTGGCACGATACGATATGCGGGGTAACGACCCGCGAGGGGACGGACGCCAAATACGGCGCGACGAATTATCAGACCGTTCGCAACGATTGGCTGCGCAGCGGCTACGAGAACTTCGCCGTCGAGCTGGTTCGCTGCGGCCTCGGCGTCCGCGATCTCGGACCGGTCGTGAATTTGTTCGCCAAGACGGCGTGCAATGAAGAAGGCGTCATGATTTACGATACCAAGCATTGCAAGGAAGGCAGCCAAGTGACGCTGCGCACGGACATGGACGTGTTGATCGTCCTGTCGAACACGCCGAATCCACTGAATCCTAGCACGGTCTACCCAACGGCGGCCGTCAAGCTCGATGTAGAGATCGCTCCAGCCTTCCAACCGGAGACGGATTATTGTTATCGCTACCGCGGCGAGAACCGCCGGGCGTTCGAGAATACGGAAACGTATCATTTACTGGCCGGCAAGTAG
- a CDS encoding urea amidolyase associated protein UAAP2 — MTAFIRTESELNEELAIVDETILAGDGWMKVLEPGQVLRIVDLEGNQAADTLFFDADNRDDHYSAVATIAGQGNIYLTTGSVLRAESGKPLVKIVADTCGRHDTVGGSCSAESNTVRYAHDKLSMHNCRDTFMLQLARHDGGYTKRDLAPNVNFFMNVPVTPDGGLTFADGVSAPGCYVEMAAIARTTVLISNCPQLNNPCNAYNPTPIRVLIWNP; from the coding sequence ATGACTGCTTTTATCCGAACCGAAAGCGAACTGAACGAAGAACTGGCGATCGTGGACGAGACGATCCTGGCCGGAGACGGCTGGATGAAGGTGCTGGAGCCGGGGCAGGTGCTGCGCATCGTGGACCTGGAAGGCAATCAAGCCGCGGATACGCTGTTCTTCGATGCCGATAACAGGGACGATCATTACAGCGCGGTCGCGACGATCGCGGGCCAAGGGAACATCTACTTGACGACGGGCTCCGTCCTTCGCGCGGAATCCGGCAAACCGCTCGTGAAGATCGTGGCCGATACATGCGGCAGGCACGATACGGTCGGCGGCTCCTGCTCCGCGGAGAGCAATACGGTCCGTTACGCGCATGACAAGCTGAGCATGCATAACTGCCGCGATACGTTCATGCTGCAACTGGCGCGGCACGATGGCGGCTATACGAAGCGCGACTTGGCGCCGAACGTCAATTTCTTCATGAACGTGCCGGTGACGCCGGACGGCGGACTTACATTCGCCGACGGCGTATCGGCACCGGGCTGCTACGTCGAAATGGCGGCGATCGCCCGCACGACGGTGCTGATCAGCAACTGCCCGCAGCTTAACAATCCTTGCAATGCTTACAATCCGACGCCGATTCGCGTGTTGATTTGGAATCCCTAG